The Pseudomonas nunensis genome includes the window GACCCGGCGAACCTGCCCGGCATCGTGGCTGGCATGAATCTGGAAGGTGTGGACGTGATCGTGCTCTCGGCCTGCGTGCAGATGCAGTCGTTGCCGGTGGTAGCGCAAGTCGAAGCGCAAACCGGCAAACCGGTGCTGACCGCCGCCATCGCCACCACCTACGCCATGCTCAAGGCCCTGGACCTGGAACCCATCGTCCCCGGCGCTGGCGCCCTGCTCTCCGGCGCTTACTGAAGTGGCTCGTTGAAAGCGGCTTTGTGGCAGTCGGGCACTTGTGGCGAGGGAGCTTGCTCCCGCTGGGTTGCGCAGCAGCCCTCAAATCGACCATGAATTTTTGTCTGAATTAACGCGGTGACGGTTTTGGGGCTGCTTCGCATCCCAGCGGGAGCACGCTCCCTCGCCACAGGTTAGTTGCAGTGCCAAAGAGAGTATTTGCAATGCATAAGAATGAGGACGCGATTAAATGAGCGAACAAACCGCCAACGACAATTATCAAGGCGTGTGGGGTCAGCGCATCGGGTTTGGTCAAAAAGCTGCGTTGCTGATGATCGATTTCATGCGCGGCTACACCACCGAAGGCGCGCCGCTGTTTGCGCCCGGCGTGGTCAGTGCGGTGGCTGAAAGCGTCGAGTTACTTGCCAGCGCCCGGCGCGTGGGCATCTCGGTGGTGCACACCAATATCCGCTACCATCCCGGCCATTTCGCCGACGGCGGGATCTGGGTGAAAAAGGCCCCGGTGATGAAGGACATGGTCGAGGGCAACCCCTTGGCGGCGTTTTGCGAAGAGGTGTTGCCTCAGGAAAATGAAGTGGTGATCAGCAAACAATACGCCAGTGCTTTTTTCGGCAGCAGCCTCGCCTCGATGCTGCACGCCCAAGGCATCGACACCGTGGTGCTGGCCGGTTGCTCGACCAGTGGCTGCATTCGGGCGACGGCGGTGGATGCGGTGCAACACGGTTTTCGCACCATCGTCGTGCGCGAGTGCGTCGGCGACCGACACCCGGCGCCCCACGAGGCCAACCTGTTCGACATCGACAGCAAGTACGGCGATGTCATCAGCAAACAGGAGGCCATCGCCCACTTCGAAAAAATGTAATGCGTGCCACAAGAACCGCGCCATTTAGAGCGTTGGTCTTGTCGGGTTTGAAGGGACGATAGCCACTCAGTAAAGACTTCGAGTCGAACACTGTCCTGTGGCGAGCGAGCTTGCTCGCGCTGGGCTGCGAAGCAGCCCCAAAATGGCGGCGACACACCTATTTTGCGAGTGCTGCGCACTCGAGCGGGAGCAAGCTCCCTCGCCACAACAGCAGTGCATGACTGAAGATCGTCTTCAACTGCCTGGCGCCGGTCTGACAAACCCAAACGAAAAAAACTGAGCTCAACTCGCCCACGAGCGAGCGCCCAGTCTTCTGACACTGCCTTTGGACGTCGCTTTTGCAGCGCGCCAGAGCGCTGGAAAAAGCGGCTGTATAAAAACCATAAGTCACCGCCAGGAGACATCCGATGCCCATTGCGAACGCAGCACCCGCGACCACGGTCGCCGACCCGATTCAAGCGCTGTACCACAAGATCACCTGGAAGCTGATTCCGTTCCTGTGCTTCTGCTACCTGGCCGCGTACCTCGACCGGATCAACATCGGCTTCGCCAAACTGCAGATGCTCGATCAACTGCACTTCAGCGAAACCGCGTTCGGCCTCGGCGCCGGGCTGTTCTTTGTCGGCTACATCCTGTTCGAAGTGCCGAGCAACCTGGTGCTGGAAAAGGTCGGCGCGAAGATCTGGATCGCCCGGATCATGATCACCTGGGGCCTGCTCTCGGCCTGCACCATGCTCGTGACCTCCACCACCCAGTTCTACGTCCTGCGTTTCCTGCTCGGCGCCGCCGAAGCGGGTTTCCTGCCGGGGGTCCTGTATTACCTGACCACCTGGTTTCCGACCTATCGACGCGGCCGCATCATCGCGCTGTTCATGATCGGTTTGCCACTGTCCAGCGTGATTGGCGGGCCGCTGTCCGGCTGGGTGATGAGCCATTTCGACAGCCTCGGAGGTTTGCGTGGCTGGCAGTGGCTGTTCTTGATCGAAGCGGTGCCCAGCGTATTGCTCGGAATACTGACCTTCTGGGCACTGCCCAATAGCTATCAGCAAGCCAAGTGGCTCAACGATGAAGAGAAAGCCCTGCTAGAACAGGAACTGCGCGCCGACGAAGCGAGTGCTGGCGACAGCAAACACAGCTTTCGCGACGGTTTCTTCAACCTGAAAGTGTGGATGCTCGGTGGTATCGATTTCTCGATTCTGCTCAGCGCCTACGCCATGGGTTTCTGGATGCCGACCTTCATCCGCAACGCCGGGATCGTCGATACATTCCACATCGGCATTCTCACCGCATTGCCGAGCGTCGCCGCGCTGCTGGGCATGCTGCTGATCGGCGCCAGTTCGGATAAACATCGCGAACGCCGCTGGCACATCATCGTACCGTTCCTGGTCGGCGCGGCGGCCATGGCCACTGCACCGTTATTCGTGCACAACGTGGTGGCGACCGTGGCGCTGTTCGCCATTGCTTCGGCGGCGATCATCGGCGCGGTGCCGGTGTTCTTCAGCCTGCCGGCGACCTTCCTCAAAGGTACGGCCGCGGCCACCGGGTTTGCGCTTGCCTGTTCGTTGGCGAACATTGCCGGGCTGGTGAGCAACTCGCTGATGGGTGTGGCGATTGATGTCACCGGCAGCAGTGCCGGGGCGCTGTGGTTCTTTGCCGGGTGCCTGATCCTCAGCAGTTTCCTGGTGATTGCGTTGCCGGCCAAACTGGTAAACCGCTGACACCACACACCTCCCCTTGTGGGAGCGGGCTTGCTCGCGAAGGCGTCGTGTCATTCAGTATTTCTGTCAACTGACACACCGCATTCGCGAGCAAGCCCGCTCCCACAGGGGATTTGTATTCCAAAAATTACCCAGGTGAGTATCCATGCAAGGTTTGATCAAACGCTGTGCCCTGCTTGTCGCCGCCGGCCTGTGCGCCGGTTCTTTGCAAGCCGCGGAAAAAGTCATCTTCGACACCGATTTCAACGTCCTCAACGATGACGGCCAGGCCTTCATCATGCTCGCCCAATTGCACGCGCAAAAACGCATCGACCTGCTCGGCATGACCCTGGTCAGCGGCAATGCCTGGGTCGATCAGGAGCAGGTCGACGCGCTCAAGGCTGTGGAGCGCATGGGTGTGGAAAAGGACATCGGCGTGTATTCCGGCGCGGCGTACCCGTTGCTGCATGACTTCGCCACGTACCCGCAGGAGCAAGCGCTGTTCGGCGCCGGTTGGCCGGGAGCGTTCAAGGCGCCGCGCCCGACGTCTGCCGCGCAACTGGTAGCACCGCCGGACGGCCTCGCTACCCACACGAAACTGCGCAAGGAAACCGCCGCGCAGTTCATCGTCGACAGCGTGCGCGCCAATCCGCATGAGGTGACGTTGCTGGCGGTCGGGCCGCTGACCAATATTGCGCTGGCGATCCGTTCCGCACCGGACATCGTGCCGCTGATCAAACGCATCGTGTACATGGGCGGCGCGCTGGAGATTCCGGGCAACACCACCCCGGCTGCCGAGTTCAACTGGTGGTTCGACCCCGAGGCGGCGAAGATCGTCCTGCGCTCGCCTGTCGAACATGTGATCTTCCCCAACGACGTCTGCGAGAAGGTCACGTTCGATGCCTCGGTGTACAAACGGGTGATCGCAAAACCGGGGGCCATTGCGGACCTGTACAAGCACGAATTCGGCCCGCTGTTCGACAAGGATCCGGCGTATCACAGCTTCACCTGGGACAGCCTGCCGGCACTGTTTCTGGTGCAACCGGACATCGTCACCGAATCCCGGGATTTGTGGGTGGATGTCGACGCGCAGTTCGGCGCCGATTACGGCCGCGCGCTGGGCTACAAGAAAAGCCCGCCGGTGGGCACGCAAAAAGCCAAAGTGGTGTTCGCCATCGACCAGCAGAAATTCTGGGACGGCTACGTCAACCTCGTGACCTTGCCGACCCCGGTGAAGGGCCGCTGAAACCCCTGGCAATCATGAACAAGTGACAGCCTCGGGCGAACCCCTCACAGTGAGCGTGGTCGCACAGGTGAACCGCCAGCGTTTGCGCGATGGCGGTTCAGTCCCTTTTTCTGTCGAGAGCCCTTCATGCGCAGACTTCTTGCCCTGTCCCTTTCACTGCTGTTGCTCTCCCTGAGCGCCTGCGCGCTGTTCCCGAATCGCGATCCGCTGAACATCAATGTGGTCGGCATCGAGCCTCTGCAAAGCCAGGACCTGGAAGTGCGTTTCGCGGTGAAGATCCGCGTGCAGAACCCGAATGAAACCGCTATCGACTACAACGGCGTGGCGCTGGACCTGGAAGTCAACGGTCAGCCATTGGCGTCCGGTGTCAGCGATCAGTCGGGGACGATTCAGCGGTTTTCCGAAACCGTGCTGACCGTGCCGGTGAGCGTCTCGGCGTTCTCGGTATTGCGCCAGACCCTTGGGCTGAGTCAGACCCAAACCCTAGACAACCTGCCCTACGTGCTGCGCGGCAAATTGGCGGGCGGGTTGTTTGGCACGATGCGGTTTGTGGATACCGGGAAGCTCAGGTTGCCGGGGCCGAACGCGGCGACCTGGTAGTTCCAACCCAATCAAAAATGTGGGAGCGGGCTTGCTCGCGAAAGCAGTGTGTCATTCGATGTAAATGTCGATTGACACACCGCTTTCGCGAGCAAGCCCGCTCCCACAGGGGTAAGTGGTTATGCGGTAAATCGCACGCCGGGTTTGGCCCGTTCATCCACAGTCAGCTCAAACACATCCGGCCGCGCATAGTGCCCGACGACATCGAAATCGTAGCGCGCACGAATCAACTCGTCGGTATCAATTTCCGCCGTCAATAAACCCGGCCCTCCCCTTAACGGCCCGGCCAACACATCCCCCATCGGCCCAACAATCACACTGCCCCCCGCAATCAACGGCCGCTCCACCGGCCAGTTGGCGATCTCTAAACCCAACGCTTGCGGCGATTCCTGCACCTGGCACGCGCTGACCACAAAGCAGCGGCCTTCGTGGGCGATGTGGCGCATGCTGACTTGCCACATCTCGCGCTCGTCCACGGTCGGCGCGCACCAGACTTCCACGCCTTTGGCGTACATCGCGGTGCGCAGCAGCGGCATCATGTTTTCCCAGCACACCACTGCCGCGAGGCGCCCGACCTGGCTGTCGATCACCGGCAGCGTCGAACCATCGCCCTTGCCCCAAATCAGCCGTTCGGTGCCGGTCGGCATCAGTTTGCGGTGCTTGGCCACCAAGCCAGCCTGCGGATCGAAATACAGCGCAGTGCAATACAGCGTGCTGCCCGCGCGCTCGATCACGCCAATCACCAGGTTGGCCCCGGTGCGCGCCGACAACCCGGCCAACGCTTCGGTTTCGACGCCCGGCACGTCGATGGCATTGGCGAAGTATCGCGCAAACGCTTCACGACCCTCGGGCAGGCGATAGCCCAACTGCGTGCCAAAAGCTTCACCTTTGGGATAACCACCCAGCAGCGCTTCCGGCATCACCACCAGCGCGGCGCCGGACTCGATGATCGCGTTTTCCCAGGACAGGATCTGCTCCAATGTTTCGCCCTTGCCTCCGGGCAAGGCGCCGATTTGCAGGGCGGCAACGATTGACTTGGACATGTCTGTAACTCCGACGGCAATGAGGTGTTGCTGATTTTCCGCCCGCGCCGGATCATGAATAAAGCCCCGCTCACTGCTTAATGATATGAACACAATGAATATCGCCACCGTCGATCTCAATCTGCTCAAAGTTTTCGAAGCCCTGCATGAGGAGTCCAGCGCCAGCCGCGCGGCCCTGCGCCTGGGCGTCACGCAATCGGCGGTCAGCGCTGCGTTACGGCGTTTGCGGGAGTTGTATGGCGATCAGTTGTTTGTGCGTACTGGCCGGGGACTGGCGCCGACGCTCAGGGCCAATCAATTGAAACCGGTGGTCACTGATGCGCTGAACAAATGCCGGCAAAGTTTGGCGATGATCGATCCGGCGGCTCAGCACTACGAGGGACGTTCGGTGACCGTGGGCCTGTCGGATGATTTCGAGATTGCCTACGGGCGGCGGCTGATCGAAGAAATCGACCGCCGCGCACCGAAGCTGCGACTGATTTTCCGCCAGACCCACAGCCAGATCGTCGCCCATGCGTTGCTGGATCGCAGCATTGATCTGGCGATTACCGCTGGCGGGTTTGCCGAGCGGCTGCTCAGCCGTCAGGTGTTGGGTGAAGGGGGTTATTTGTGTTTGGTGGACCCGCTGAGTCTGGCTGAAGGACAGCAAACTATCGGCCTGGAAGAGTTCGTCGCACGGGAACACATTCTGGTGTCGTCGGGTGGTTTTATCGGGATCACCGATGAGGGATTGGCGGCGCTGGGCCTGAGTCGGCGGGTGTGCGCCTCGACCACGCATTTTGCCGCGTTGCCGCATCTGCTCAAAGGCAGTCAGGCGGTGGCGACCATTCCGGCCCACGCCGCGCAAAGCATCGCGGCGCTAACGGGGCTGGCGCTGCTGCCCTGCCCGCTGGCGCTGCCGCGTTACCCGATCGAACTGGGCTGGCGCACCAGCACCCAGCTCGATCCGGTGGTATTGAAAGTGCGCGAAGCGATTGTCGCGAGCTTCGACGCGCCCCTGTAAACGACATGCCCTTGTAAACGATACGCCCGTGTAGGAGCGAGGCTTGCCCGCGAAGGCGTCCTTGAGATCGCCTTCGCGGGCAAGCCTCGCTCCTACGGGGATCGGGGTTATCGGAAATTATTTGGCGGCCATCAAGCGATTCACTTCGCTGCGCACCATGTTGGCGTACTCGGGCGGTGACAGCAGGTCGAGCTCGGAGCGGACCCATTCGGCCCATTTGCCTTTGCGTTTGGCCCGTTCGCCGAACAACCGCGCGGCTTCGCCCTTGGACTTGCCCAGGTTGCTTTGCCAGAGGTCGAACAGACGGGATTTTTCGTCTTCAAGCGCAGCGCGCTCGGCAAGGGGTTTGTCGGCCAGATTGAAGCTCATGGGAAATACCTGCGGCGTAAATAGGCGACATCTTACACTGTAGGAGGATTCCTCCGACCCTGGATTTTTCTCCGGAGTTGGGTCTGCGCGCAAATTCACTGCAACTTTTTCAATCGCCGCAGACTCCATTGTTCACTGCCCACTTACCCGCAAGGAGTTACTCAATGGCCCGCAAAACAGCCGTACAAACCGCCGCAGACCAAATCAAGGACCAGGCATTCAGTGAACTTCAGGCGCTGATCGAAGAATCGGACAAACTGCTCAAAAGCAGCGCGTCGCTGGTCGGTGAAGAGGCCGATACGTTGCGTGGGCAAGTCGCCCAGAAGCTGCAACTGGCACTCGAATCCGTCACCAGTGTGCGCGAGCGCACCAAGCCTGCGGTCGATGCCACTGAATCCTACATCGGTGGCCATCCGTGGCAGACCGTAGCGATCTCCGCCGGTTTCGGCCTGGTGGTCGGGTTGCTGCTCGGTCGTCGCTAAACCTTTCGGTTAGCCACATCCCCCCTGTGGGAGCGGGCTTGCTCGCGAAGGCAGAGTGTCAGTCAACATTTGCTTCGACTGACACACCGTCTTCGCGAGCAAGCCCGCTCCCACAGGTGTCTTGAGGTGACGGTCAGAGCCCAGCCAACTCCCGCAGATTCGCCAACACTTCCGGTTCCAACCGAATCCCCTCAGCCGCCGATTTGGCACGCTGATGATGCCGCCGATCCCCCGGCAAACGCTTGAGCCCAACCCCATGCATCTGCCGCACCAGTTCCTGGCTGCGCTCGGCGAAGCTTTGCCCGGCGGCCTTGCTCGGATCGATCACGATCAGCAATTGCCCGGTCCACGGCGTCTTGGCGCCCGGATGGTTCGACCAGTCGAACTCGAAGGAGAAATTACCGCCGGTCAACGCCGCCGCCAACAACTCCACCATCATCGACAACGCCGAGCCCTTGTGCCCGCCAAACGGCAGCAATGCACCGCCTTCAAGAATCGCTTTCGGGTCCTGGGTCGGCTGGCCGAGGCTGTCCACGCCCATGCCCGGCGACAAACGCTCGCCCTTGCGTGCAGCGATCTGTACGTCGCCGTGGGCGATGGCGCTGGTGGCCAGGTCGAAGACGATCGGATCACCATCCGCCCGTGGCGCGGCGAAGGCAATCGGGTTGGTGCCGAACAGCGGACGGTCGGCGCCATGCGGCACCACGCAGGTCATGCTGTTGACCACGCTCAGGGCCACCAGGCCTTCATAGGCGAAGGGTTCGACATCCGGCCAGAGCGCGGCGAAGTGATGAGAGTTGCGGATCGCCAGCACGGCAATCCCGGCGCTGCGGGCCTTTTCCACCAGCAAGCCACGGGCTGCGGCGAGCGCGGGTTGGGCGAACCCGTTGGCGGCATCGACCCGGACAAACCCCGAGGCCACGTCCTCGACCACCGGCACGGCTTGACCATTGACCCAACCGCTTTTCAGCGTCGACACATAACCGGGAATGCGGAACACACCGTGGCTGTGGGCACCGTCGCGTTCGGCACCGGCACAATTGAGGGCCAGGGTCCGGGCAACGTCGGTGGAGGTGCCATGGCGCAGGAAGACGTGTTCGAGCAACACAACGAGTGAATCGAAATCAAGCGGTTCGGTGTTCGAACTGACGGGTGTTGCGGTCATCTGAGGCTCCAGTTTTATTATTGAGTTCGGGCTACAGGCTGAAATGGGGTTGTGCGGCAACCCGGTAATACATCGGCGATTAATCGCTGTTCTGGAGGGCTCCTGTCAAGCCTCGGCGACAGGATCGACTCAAGCAATATGTACCGCACCAAGGCTTTGCGCCGGCCTTACTGTTTTTCCTCAACCTGATCGAGGAAAAACCATGACAGCTCCCCCACTCCCGTATTTTTTTGACGAGGCCGAAACGGCGGCCATCGCCCGGCAACCCGGCGATCGCGAAAAAGCCCTTAACTTCAGTATCGACGACCTGAAGTGGCTGAGGGCGGTTTACCTGGCCACCGATACCGCCCGCCTGGCGCACACACCCGGCATGCAAGTGCAACGAATATTGTTGACCCCGGACAATGGATCGGCAATTCCCCTGGCCGGCGCTTTTTCCATGAGCCGGCCCAATGACGGCGAAGCCACGCTCTACACCCCATGGAAAGGCCTGATCAAATATGCCGACATCAATGACCTCAAAAACACCGTAAAACGATGGCTTGGCGAAACGGCCGGCAAACGCGAGTTATTGCGTTATCTGTCCATCGAACAGCGCTGCACGGTCCTGGCCGCCAACACCCTGAGCGTTTCCACCCAGTCGATTGACGGTGCGGTGTTCCAGGATCAGCAGACCGTGATCGAGCGCAATCAACACCACAACGTCACCACAATGCTGGCCGAACTGATCAAGTGCCCAACCCTGCGCAGCATGCTCGACGACGCACTAAAAAACGCGTTGGTCCGGCACTTTCCCGGACTGGACCAGCGTCGCACGCGACTGGACAGCTTTGCCGGCAATGCTCCTCGGCGCCAACTGTCCTCGCTGTCGCTGAGCGAAGCCGTGCTGCACTACTACCTCAACAACCAGTGGCCCGACGGCGATACCCGGGTTTTCGTCCACCCGACCCGTAACGCGAACATCGATGCCGACAATCTGGCATGGGAAGTGGCGATCAAGGAGATCGCGCAAAGCCTGACGCCGCATCTACGCAGCCTGCTCGACACCTTCTGGAACAGCCCGATGAACAACGGCCTGGCCCGCTCGGAATTTTTCGCGCAAAGCCTCGGTGACACCTATTGCGTGGACCTCTTGCTCAAACGCCAGCAAGGGGTACTGAGCAGCCAGGAATACCTGCGGTTGATGAACGTCATACTGGCGGGCACCGACGATCTGCCCGCCTCGGACGATCCGGTGCGGATCGAGAAAGTACGGATCACGGCGCCGCTCAAACACTACGTCGAACCGGCCTGCACCTTGATGATCGGCACCGACAAGGCCAGCGCCTTTCTGTATACCCAGGCCAGAGGTGTCGAAACCAGCGGCAATTTGGGCCAGATCAAGAACACCTTGCTGAGCATGATGAAAAGCGAGGGCCACGACGACAATCTGTTCAACTTCCTGGCCCTCGAAGAGCGCGGCCTGTTTCTCTCCCTGGAAGAACAGCAACGGCTGATTCTCGGGGTACCAATTGCCGGCCCGGTGTTCGCGCACTTGGTGTCGGACGTAATGGCCAAGCAACAGCAGAACCTGACTTACGCCTTGAGCCGTTACCGCGAAAGCGCCGGCGTGCTGGACCCGCATGCACTGCTCGACAACGCGCTGGATGTGCGCGCCTTGCTCGATAAACGGTTGCTGGCAATCGACGCCAATGGCCGCTGGAGTACCCGCGCCGATCAGCGCTGGAGCGCGCAACCGGCCACCGTGCGCGCGGACTCGGCCAAGCAACAACTGGCGTTGCTGGCCAGCGTCGACAATTCACTGCGACAGCAACTGCAACAACACCCGGCCATTTCCAACACCGTCACCACGGTCGGGCAGGCTGAAAAAGATGTTCACGCTTCGCTGGAACTACTCAAACCCAAGTTCGCCCACACCCGGTCGACGGCGTTACGAAGCGAGCTCAAGCTACGAAGCCTGAGCCACTCCTTGGGCAGCGTGGAACAGGCGATGGTGCAGGCCGTTCTCGATACGCCGATGCGGCTCAAGCGCAACGCCTTGAACGGTTTCCTGCCGGATGTGTTTGGCCTCGCGCTCAAGACCGACAGCGCTGACATGTTTAAGCTGGCCAGCTGTTTCGTGATCACCGAACGCGGCGGCCTGGATCCGCAACATTCCGGCAAAACCCTCCTGTGGACCCCGGCCCTGGGGTTTGAAGCCTTCCCGTCACTGACACCGATGCGCACTGAACTCAACCGACGCCTGCTCAGTGAGCATGAGCGCCACGGGTTGCTGGAAAATCTGTTGCGTAGCGAACGCGTTCCTGGCCGCGTCTTTACCCTCGCGCCGCTGCAGCTGATTCATGAAGATTTTCTAGAACACCTGCAACAACCCCATATTCGGCTGGATAACCATTTCGTCGAACACGTGCTCGCCTCCAACCTGCCCACCCGTCATCGCGCTGATCTGTTGAGCCTGACCGCACTGGCCGTGCCCAAGACCGGCCTGCAACGGGCGACGGCGGTTGCGCAGTCCTTGATCACCCGGCAAAAACTGCCGGCATGGCTGACCAATGCGTCTCTGGAAGATCAGATACTGCATACCGAACTGTTGATGCAGTATTTGAACAATGCCGAGGAAGACAAGGACTACCTGAGCGGCATTCGCTCCCTGGAGCGCACGGCTCATCATGAACTGCACAAACAGCTCAGGGCCGACAAACACGACATTGACCCGGACACGATTGAAATCCGCATCAGCCCCCGGGCAACGTCCGATGCACAAACGCAAACCCTGCCGACCTTTGCCTTGATTCACCTGCACCACCTCGATGCGCTGAGCTTCAAGCCCGCCTCGCTGACGAATAAGCCGCTGCCTGCCAGCCTCGACGAAACCTACGTCAA containing:
- a CDS encoding N-carbamoylsarcosine amidohydrolase; translation: MSEQTANDNYQGVWGQRIGFGQKAALLMIDFMRGYTTEGAPLFAPGVVSAVAESVELLASARRVGISVVHTNIRYHPGHFADGGIWVKKAPVMKDMVEGNPLAAFCEEVLPQENEVVISKQYASAFFGSSLASMLHAQGIDTVVLAGCSTSGCIRATAVDAVQHGFRTIVVRECVGDRHPAPHEANLFDIDSKYGDVISKQEAIAHFEKM
- a CDS encoding MFS transporter, with the translated sequence MPIANAAPATTVADPIQALYHKITWKLIPFLCFCYLAAYLDRINIGFAKLQMLDQLHFSETAFGLGAGLFFVGYILFEVPSNLVLEKVGAKIWIARIMITWGLLSACTMLVTSTTQFYVLRFLLGAAEAGFLPGVLYYLTTWFPTYRRGRIIALFMIGLPLSSVIGGPLSGWVMSHFDSLGGLRGWQWLFLIEAVPSVLLGILTFWALPNSYQQAKWLNDEEKALLEQELRADEASAGDSKHSFRDGFFNLKVWMLGGIDFSILLSAYAMGFWMPTFIRNAGIVDTFHIGILTALPSVAALLGMLLIGASSDKHRERRWHIIVPFLVGAAAMATAPLFVHNVVATVALFAIASAAIIGAVPVFFSLPATFLKGTAAATGFALACSLANIAGLVSNSLMGVAIDVTGSSAGALWFFAGCLILSSFLVIALPAKLVNR
- a CDS encoding nucleoside hydrolase, with the translated sequence MQGLIKRCALLVAAGLCAGSLQAAEKVIFDTDFNVLNDDGQAFIMLAQLHAQKRIDLLGMTLVSGNAWVDQEQVDALKAVERMGVEKDIGVYSGAAYPLLHDFATYPQEQALFGAGWPGAFKAPRPTSAAQLVAPPDGLATHTKLRKETAAQFIVDSVRANPHEVTLLAVGPLTNIALAIRSAPDIVPLIKRIVYMGGALEIPGNTTPAAEFNWWFDPEAAKIVLRSPVEHVIFPNDVCEKVTFDASVYKRVIAKPGAIADLYKHEFGPLFDKDPAYHSFTWDSLPALFLVQPDIVTESRDLWVDVDAQFGADYGRALGYKKSPPVGTQKAKVVFAIDQQKFWDGYVNLVTLPTPVKGR
- a CDS encoding LEA type 2 family protein is translated as MRRLLALSLSLLLLSLSACALFPNRDPLNINVVGIEPLQSQDLEVRFAVKIRVQNPNETAIDYNGVALDLEVNGQPLASGVSDQSGTIQRFSETVLTVPVSVSAFSVLRQTLGLSQTQTLDNLPYVLRGKLAGGLFGTMRFVDTGKLRLPGPNAATW
- a CDS encoding carbon-nitrogen hydrolase family protein, with amino-acid sequence MSKSIVAALQIGALPGGKGETLEQILSWENAIIESGAALVVMPEALLGGYPKGEAFGTQLGYRLPEGREAFARYFANAIDVPGVETEALAGLSARTGANLVIGVIERAGSTLYCTALYFDPQAGLVAKHRKLMPTGTERLIWGKGDGSTLPVIDSQVGRLAAVVCWENMMPLLRTAMYAKGVEVWCAPTVDEREMWQVSMRHIAHEGRCFVVSACQVQESPQALGLEIANWPVERPLIAGGSVIVGPMGDVLAGPLRGGPGLLTAEIDTDELIRARYDFDVVGHYARPDVFELTVDERAKPGVRFTA
- a CDS encoding LysR family transcriptional regulator — its product is MNTMNIATVDLNLLKVFEALHEESSASRAALRLGVTQSAVSAALRRLRELYGDQLFVRTGRGLAPTLRANQLKPVVTDALNKCRQSLAMIDPAAQHYEGRSVTVGLSDDFEIAYGRRLIEEIDRRAPKLRLIFRQTHSQIVAHALLDRSIDLAITAGGFAERLLSRQVLGEGGYLCLVDPLSLAEGQQTIGLEEFVAREHILVSSGGFIGITDEGLAALGLSRRVCASTTHFAALPHLLKGSQAVATIPAHAAQSIAALTGLALLPCPLALPRYPIELGWRTSTQLDPVVLKVREAIVASFDAPL
- a CDS encoding DUF883 family protein encodes the protein MARKTAVQTAADQIKDQAFSELQALIEESDKLLKSSASLVGEEADTLRGQVAQKLQLALESVTSVRERTKPAVDATESYIGGHPWQTVAISAGFGLVVGLLLGRR
- a CDS encoding Ldh family oxidoreductase, whose product is MTATPVSSNTEPLDFDSLVVLLEHVFLRHGTSTDVARTLALNCAGAERDGAHSHGVFRIPGYVSTLKSGWVNGQAVPVVEDVASGFVRVDAANGFAQPALAAARGLLVEKARSAGIAVLAIRNSHHFAALWPDVEPFAYEGLVALSVVNSMTCVVPHGADRPLFGTNPIAFAAPRADGDPIVFDLATSAIAHGDVQIAARKGERLSPGMGVDSLGQPTQDPKAILEGGALLPFGGHKGSALSMMVELLAAALTGGNFSFEFDWSNHPGAKTPWTGQLLIVIDPSKAAGQSFAERSQELVRQMHGVGLKRLPGDRRHHQRAKSAAEGIRLEPEVLANLRELAGL
- a CDS encoding dermonecrotic toxin domain-containing protein yields the protein MTAPPLPYFFDEAETAAIARQPGDREKALNFSIDDLKWLRAVYLATDTARLAHTPGMQVQRILLTPDNGSAIPLAGAFSMSRPNDGEATLYTPWKGLIKYADINDLKNTVKRWLGETAGKRELLRYLSIEQRCTVLAANTLSVSTQSIDGAVFQDQQTVIERNQHHNVTTMLAELIKCPTLRSMLDDALKNALVRHFPGLDQRRTRLDSFAGNAPRRQLSSLSLSEAVLHYYLNNQWPDGDTRVFVHPTRNANIDADNLAWEVAIKEIAQSLTPHLRSLLDTFWNSPMNNGLARSEFFAQSLGDTYCVDLLLKRQQGVLSSQEYLRLMNVILAGTDDLPASDDPVRIEKVRITAPLKHYVEPACTLMIGTDKASAFLYTQARGVETSGNLGQIKNTLLSMMKSEGHDDNLFNFLALEERGLFLSLEEQQRLILGVPIAGPVFAHLVSDVMAKQQQNLTYALSRYRESAGVLDPHALLDNALDVRALLDKRLLAIDANGRWSTRADQRWSAQPATVRADSAKQQLALLASVDNSLRQQLQQHPAISNTVTTVGQAEKDVHASLELLKPKFAHTRSTALRSELKLRSLSHSLGSVEQAMVQAVLDTPMRLKRNALNGFLPDVFGLALKTDSADMFKLASCFVITERGGLDPQHSGKTLLWTPALGFEAFPSLTPMRTELNRRLLSEHERHGLLENLLRSERVPGRVFTLAPLQLIHEDFLEHLQQPHIRLDNHFVEHVLASNLPTRHRADLLSLTALAVPKTGLQRATAVAQSLITRQKLPAWLTNASLEDQILHTELLMQYLNNAEEDKDYLSGIRSLERTAHHELHKQLRADKHDIDPDTIEIRISPRATSDAQTQTLPTFALIHLHHLDALSFKPASLTNKPLPASLDETYVKNLIRNLKPGEHHRAELSKAFADSHADAATRRKRFATQLPWQLLHYAHSEKLQERLSASGFDLIRQVIDMPDAIARDAVDGSNAIIRPLELLGTRNESAINVPGVYLIGPKNNATGPQVLLAPYSPEHGIKEYESESALLTELKTTSALQRWVLNSLSPADRALCKTRLARPASVKLASSPVKGPLFMQLFKDNADLLARLLGCQSNTDGQSEWATIKHVLGEDLDQALTFVSGKLAYPVTVWRSYRDIQASAEDLQEHKWGAALKAFIRGMAQLAMLRESMDSREPSPPASDAATPSERIDITAPERTRLQRHESTDVDLGALTQDSKLGLYANAATQQHYAPIDGKVYPIQKRGSRWIIRGDKVDGPYALRNASKKWVLDAEAQTPRYNLLRRLKTWDTVNAGMNVQADGMTEIRQLFPVRARLIDEGLDLATTYAWNSFRNLQLLKTSSTRTTPVNLLIREFIDVPEVLPEHVTMIEKVVQEILGALLDPTLRQENSTRFVIGRAKDEPENVLAFAIPTDQRNKIYLAEKFFFPKFEHYRNYMKDASFPISTHARATTLIHELSHITCKTDDIAYLDSLRPFPDLIETTTLRAIALKDALTGIQNKALSTRTPPAELFSVYNPVDEIWEDFGDTTLEYTDRALNQVLRLTGKETLDEARTIFRADATVRLAVQLGNADSVSWLISQLGRQLHARTP